CTGTCGGTGCTCAATGCCTCTACCGGCACGCCGGTGGCCCGCTTCCTCGGTGCAGGACCGAACATCATCTGCTCGGAATATTTCGACGACACCCCTCCCGGCGCCATAAAGGGCGGGATCCGCAATGAGGATCTGGGAAATCTTTCCATGCCGGATAACTCGCTGGACCTGGTGGTAACGGAAGACGTTTTCGAGCATATACCCGCTTGGAAACTCGCCTTCGGGGAAGTCCACCGGGTGCTGAAGCCGGGCGGATGCCATATCTTCACCATTCCCTATTATTTCAACCGCAAGACGCGGGAGTTGTTCCAATGGGAGGGGGATAAACCCGTCTTGACGGAACCCGTGGAATACCACGGTGATCCCATTCGCGGAAGCATCCCCGCATTCCTGCATTTCGGCCGCGATTTGCCGGATATTCTGGAAGGCATGGGTTTTGAAACGCGAATCGAAATCACGAGTTTCGCTGAGTGCGAACGTTATGGAACCTGGGATTCGTTCACTTTGGTATCGCGGAAGAGTTCCGTGCCGGCTCCATCCGGTTCGCAAGCGGCGGGCGTCGGCGCGGCTCGCGCCGGGCGGACATCGCATGAACTCCGGCTCAACAAGTATTTCCGCCAATTGAAATAGAACATCCGAACCAGGCGCAAGGACTTCACCTCTTGCGTGGATTGCCCGCCGAGGTGCACAGCCTTGGCGCCGCCGATATAATGGCAAAGGAATCCTAAGTCGCGCGCGCGCTTGGCCAGATCGGTTTCCTCGAAATAGAGAAAGAAGGATTCGTCCATTCCGCCGAGCTTCCGCACGAGATCGCCCTTGATCAAGAAGAAAGCGCCGCATGGGAAGTCGACCGCATGGGTGTCTTCATTTAGGGGCGGGCAAACGGCTCGCAAACGGTTATAGCGTCGCGTGAAAATCTCCTGCGCCAGGACGCCGGCGGTAGGGAAGCAGCCGTAAGCCGGGCCGGATTTGCCGGTTCCGTCGAGAAGCAGGCAGGCTCCCAATCCCACTTCGGGATGCGCATCC
The genomic region above belongs to Fibrobacterota bacterium and contains:
- a CDS encoding methyltransferase domain-containing protein is translated as MKIKTFLTYFRPRYFLTSRRGHCPMCGKATLFFMNDTPETIRNHALCVRCGCCSRHRHLALSVQREFAARGIRSLSDFRAYPELSVLNASTGTPVARFLGAGPNIICSEYFDDTPPGAIKGGIRNEDLGNLSMPDNSLDLVVTEDVFEHIPAWKLAFGEVHRVLKPGGCHIFTIPYYFNRKTRELFQWEGDKPVLTEPVEYHGDPIRGSIPAFLHFGRDLPDILEGMGFETRIEITSFAECERYGTWDSFTLVSRKSSVPAPSGSQAAGVGAARAGRTSHELRLNKYFRQLK